Below is a genomic region from Lemur catta isolate mLemCat1 chromosome 15, mLemCat1.pri, whole genome shotgun sequence.
aaaaaatcagtaatatggatcctgtctctatttaaaattttgatatggtGTTCATCGTggatattttgctttaattttgattttaaaaaatattgcactTAGAATATTTCCAAATGTCCTGAAACCCGAGGCTCAGAGCGTGAACTCGCATTCGTAGCAGCACTATTCCCAACAGCcagaaggtggaagcaacccaagtgtccatcgatggaggcgtggataaacaaaatgcgcTGTGTGCACACCACGGGACAGTATTCAGCTGTGAAAAGGAAGGCAGTTCTGACACATGCCATAGCGCGAGTGAACCTccaggacattatgctaagtgaaataagcccgttgcaaaaagacaaatactgtatgattccacttgcaCAAGGCACCTAGAGtgggcaaattcatagagacagaaagtagaatggtggctggggaaggaggaaatggggagttaatATTTCATGGGtacggagtttcagtttgggatgacaaaaagagttctggagatggatagtggtgacaGTTGCATAGCAATGACAgtgtacttaacactactaaactggacacttagaaatggttaagatggtaattttatgttatgtgtattttatcacgatttttgaaaaacatcacactgaaatatttatcttGATGTCCTAGTTACTGGCCCTGTATCTGCTACTTTCCTTACTCAGGGAAGAGGATGGATAGAAAAATGCTGAGAAAGTGAAAATGTTATGGAACATCGGGGTTTGGTGATTGTTGCATCCACACATGGTCAAGCAAGGAGTGAGTCTCCGAGGGTTTGGGGGGCCGGCCTCAGGCTTCAGAGCAAACCTCATTTTGTTCTGCGGTTGGGCCTGCGGCTGCCATGCAGGGTGCAGCCTGGACAGACTTGGTAGCGAGGCCCAGGGGACGGGTCTCCAGGCCTTAGCCAGACCCAGCTGGAGCGAGGCTGACCCCCTGCCCACTCCAGACATCCTTCCTGGAGAGCAGCGGTTGGGGAGATGGGGGGAAAAAGACATTTTCCCTCGTTGGTTTGGTTGATTTGTTTGTTGGCATCTGGCTGTATTTTGCTTTGCTATGTTGTCATTTTCTCTGCAGAAGCTGGGGCAGATGCCAGGATGTGTGGCTGTCGGCAGCCACCTCCAACTCTTTGGTCTGCATGGAGATTCCGTAAGTCTCTACCAAAAGGCTCAAACACTGGGAAGCCGTGTGTTCTGTTCAGTGGATATTCCATTCGGAAGTGTTTTGGGGGCCAGACACGTAGACATCCATGGGGAACTATAAAATGCACACCAGCCTGATTCtgctaaaagtaaaaataataatgaaacaataAGATTGACTTCCCAAGTGGTTATTTATGGGACAAAGTCATCTCTTACTCATAAACTGTGGCCCAACTCCCCAGCTGCCTGGGACTTCCATTGCTCCATTCTCCTTTACCCAGAGCGAGTCTGCTCCCAGACTCcatctttgcatctctgggaCAGTCCCCTCTGCCACCCCTCCAAGTCCAGCCCAGGCCCCCAAGATACCAGAGAAGAATCTTCACAAACCCAACCATGGCTACTGCCCAACTACTCCAGACTCATGCTTTTCTCTTCTCAATTGTTCTAGGCGCGTTGAAAGCATGAACAGTATCTTTCCCTCACTTTCCAGATGGGAACAGCTTGGGGTTGGTAAGTGGGCTGACCATTTCACTCCAGAACAGGGGGCAGCAAATATTTCCATAAAGGGCCAAAAGGTaggtattttaggctttgcaggcagGAAGATCTCTGTCGCAACTACTCAATGCTGCTGTTGTGACGAAAGCAGCCACACAATGGGCGTGGCTGgggtccaataaaactttatttgtggacaTTGAGATTGgggtttcatataattttcatgtgtcatgagatattattcttcatttaatttttaagaagccAGTGAAACTGTGAAGAGCACTCCCAGCTTCTGGGCCACACAAGAGGCAGTGGGCCAGGTTTGGCCCCTGGGCTGTGATTTGCCAACCCTGCCCtagaagaataaaatgcaaatgggACGTCTGGTGTCCAAGGCAGGGAATAAAGGATCCTATCCACCAACCACGGTCTAACTCCCATTTCTGAAGGCTAAACACCGCGGGGTTTTGGAAGGCAGAAGAGTGCAAATTATGGCGCTCCGCGTGGCCCTAAGTGCCTGACTGCTAAGCTCTGCTTCCTGATGTTCTTTGCAACAAAAATCCAGCATCAGAAATCGGACACCCGTGGCTGGCTGCTTTAGCTGGCAACGGCCAGCCGGTGGACTCTAGAAATAACCCCTCCTATTTTTAACACCCTTACTTAATCAGAGGGTTTCTAGTTTCTTGCCCAAACAATTCCAGGACCCAGAGATACAAGTTGGAATTCAGAACCCCTGAGTCACGTGGGTTCCCTGCTTGTCCCCATGAAAGTCCTCAGCATACCCAGGcaacacattttcctttctcattagggtcccccccctccccccgaccCCTGGGCTGTGCAGCCTGGAATCCAAGCAATTCCTATGCAAGGTGCAAGGAAAAAACAAGTTTTCTGAGAGCTTTTATTTCAAGCCACAGTCAGAGTCTACCCAGTTAAAAATGCTTCTCAGGGCTCACCGGAGAGGGTGCATCTTGTCACCcagaaggagagaggggctggCTATTTATGTACCCAGGAGAATACTCAGAACTGGCAAATGAGCACAGGTCGTCCCTGAGAGGTTTATAAAGGACATCTGGAGCCAGCTTATCAGAGACAACTGGCGCAGCGGGGACGCCTCGAGATGCAGCGGGAGGCTGGGGCTCTCCAAACCCGGCCACCTGCCGGCTCTACCCCCTCGGCCTGGGCAGCTCTGGACTCAGTCCATCGCTCTCTTCTCAGAGGAGCCTGTGGCAGCCCAGAGaggagctcagagaggggaagcagCCTGCGACTGCCGCAGGGTGGGTGGACGGGGACAGGGCCAAACTCCCACCGCCTCTCTGGAAGGTTCTGGGCCAAGGTTCGGCTTCCCGGGCGAAGGGCCTAGGGCCGCCGGTGCCCCGCGGGGCTAGTGCTCGGGCTCGGCGTCCATGCAGGACTCCCAGGGGTTCCGGGGCATTcggggcagggagaagagcagcagggccaggccGCCGAGGAAGAGGAGGACGAAGGCGGCGCAGGCGCAGGCGAAGGACCAGGAGTAGTAGTACTCGATCCACACGGTGTCCTCGCTGTCGATCATGCGCTTCACCGACTGCCGCATGACCTCCACCGACACGAAGATGCAGAGACCTGGGGACAGGCGGGGACTCAGCGCCGCTGTCCCCAACCTCACACCCCGTGCTGCGACCCCTGGCCTCCCCCGCGGGGAGCACCTGCCTGGCGAGGGGCCCTGGTGAGAGCCGCAGAGcttgtccctgtccctccccGCCCGTGTCGCCTGCTCCCTGGGAAGTCTCGAGTGTCGAGGGCGACCGCTCGGTTGCTCGGGATGGCCCGGGGCCGCCGGCGAGGGCCCGGCCTACCTGCGAAGGCGAAGAACATCGCCGCCGGCCGCAGCAGGTAGTCCCGCTTCCGCCCGCAGGACAGGAGGACGCCGACGGTGCCCATGATGGCGAAGCCGATGCAGAAGATGGCGATGGCGGCCGCCGAGATGCTGTACTCTGCGGACACAGTGCCTCAGGACCCCGCGCCTCAGCCGGGTTGGCGACACCCCCGTACGACAAATTCCCATCTCGCGGGGGACAAAACTGGCCGCCGAGAGACTGGAGCGCTCGCTCTGCCCCTCTCGGGTCTTCCTGGGGGCGCGTGGCCTGAGACCTTCCCCGAGCAGGGACCTTCCTCCCAGCgacagggcaggaggaggccctGGGGCCGAGGGTGGTCTGCCCCGGGATGGACGCAGCCTTGTCCGCGCGTGTGTGGGCCCCACGTGCGAGGCCCTGTCGGAGTGTGCGTCAGTGTGCAGATGTGTCAGTGCGTTAGTGTGTGTATCTCTGTGCGTCTGGGTGTcagggtgtgtatgtgtttgtgcatgtgtctgggtgtgtgtgtgttagggtgTCAGTGtatgtgttagtgtgtgtgtctgtatgtgtttgtgcatgtgtctGGGTATGTCAGGGTGtcaatgtgtgtatgtgttagtatgattgtgtgtttgtgtgtgtgtgtgtgagcatgtcaGTGTGTATGTGttagtgtgtttgtgtgtccgtgtgtgtgtctctgtgtgtcagtgtgtgtgtctgtgtgtgcacacccaTGCACAGTGCTTGCAGCCATCCAAGCAAGCACAGGCACAGGTCTGTCCTCCCCAAGGTGGCCCCAGAGCACACTGTGCCCTCCAGGTTCTCTGGAGGGATTTCTAGGCCAGGGAGGACTCAGACTGTCCCGCAGACTCTGCCCCACCAGCCCCCTGATGGGGCAGCCCCCCGATCCCCATCACAGGATCCTGAGCTCTTGTTCCGCTTCCTTAGCTCCTGTCACAGCAGCTGCCCTCGGGCTTACTGGATCTGCGCAGGCGCCTGCCAGGCAGCGTTGCTTTGCCCGGCTTCCCCGGTGCTGAGGAGCGGATGCTCTGGCACCTGGAGATGGGCCGCTACTGTCCCGGGCCCTCTGGAGCGGGTAGGT
It encodes:
- the CACNG1 gene encoding voltage-dependent calcium channel gamma-1 subunit; the encoded protein is MSQTKTLKVRVTLFCILVGIVLAMAAVVTDHWAVLSPHLEHHNTTCEAAHFGLWRICTKRIPMDDSKSCGPITLPGEKNCSYFRHFNPGESSEIFEFTTQKEYSISAAAIAIFCIGFAIMGTVGVLLSCGRKRDYLLRPAAMFFAFAGLCIFVSVEVMRQSVKRMIDSEDTVWIEYYYSWSFACACAAFVLLFLGGLALLLFSLPRMPRNPWESCMDAEPEH